The genomic region CGACTTTCCGGCCACGCTGACCAACGGACGGCTGTTTATCTCGCTTGGCGAAGCCGATAATTCGTCGTACACTAAACCGGTGCTGACCCGAGGCACGGCTCCGTCCTCGCTGGCGGTCGCTTTTCACAAAGATTCGGTAAGAACCCACTGCGCTTTTCAGTCGCCCTGGCGGACCATCAGCGTAGCCACTTCGGCCATCGGCCTGCACCCGTTCAGCGACCTGCCGCTCCGGCTCAGTCCGCCGCCGACCGGGCCCGTTCCGGACTGGATCAAACCCGGCAAGCTCCTCCGTTCGACGCTGCTGACGACGCAGGGCGGCCTCAACTGCATTGATTTTGCCGCCAGCCACCATCTCCAGTACATCATGTTCGACGCGGGCTGGTACGGAGCCGAGTTCCGCAGCAGTTCGGACCCGACGCAGGTCATTCCGGCGCTGGATTTGCCTAAAGTTATTCAATATGGAAAGGAAAAAGGCGTCGGGGTCATTCTGTACGTCAACCGCGTCGGGCTGCGGGCCAAGCTGGACGAGATTCTGCCGCTTTACAAAAGCTGGGGCGTGGCCGGGCTGAAATTTGGCTTTGTGGACGGGCTGACGCAGGAGGGCCTTACCTGGCTGCGCGGAGCCATGAAAAAGGTGTACGACCACGGCTTTATCCTCAACATCCACGACAACTACAAGCCGACCGGCCTTTCGCGGACGTACCCCAACCTGCTGACGCAGGAAGGCATCCGCGGCAACGAGAACAACCCGGACGCTTTTCACAATACCGTGCTGCCCTTTACCCGCTTCCTGGCCGGGGCGGCGGATTATACGTTCTGTTACCCGAACGCCAACGAAGCTTTCTCCGAAAACCTGTTCAAAACCAAGCTTCAGGTGAGCAAAGCGCAGCAACTGGCGCTGTCGGTGGTTTACTTCAGTCCGCTACAGGCCGTCCTGTGGTATGGCAACCCGACCGATTACAAAAACGAGCAGGAAATCGAGTTTTTCGCGCGGGTGCCGACCGTCTGGAACGAAAGCCATTATCTGGTGGGCGAAATCGGTAAGGTCATCAGCGTCGCCCGCCGGAACGGCTCCACCTGGTACGTGGGCACCGCCGCGGGCCTGACCGACTGGACCGGAAGCCTGCCTACGACTTTTCTCCAGCGGGGAAAACGCTATCAGGTCACCGCGTACGACGACGATGGAAAAGGCAGTATTGCCAAAACGGTGGCCGAACTGAAGGCGGGCGATTCGCTGCCGGTGGCGCTAAAAGCCAAAGGCGGGCAGGCACTGGTGATTGAGGAACTGAAGTAAGCGGATGATCTGCTGGCCACTCAGACAGGGAATGTCCCGGCAGACCCGTAGTTTTGCGGCATGCGAATCACCGAAATCAATCCGGCGGATACCTGGGTCATTCGGCACAAGGTGATGTGGCCCGACCAGCCGCCCGCCTTTGTCCGGATTGCCGATGACGAGGCGGGCACACACTACGGGCTTTTTCTGGACGAAAAACTGGTGTCTGTCGTCTCCTGTTTTCAGTCCGGCAGGCAAATGCAGTTTCGGAAATTTGCTACCCTTCAGGAGTACCAGGGGCGGGGCTTCGGCACTCATCTTCTGACTTATGTGATCGACAAGGCCCGGCAGAACGGCGTTGCGCAGCTCTGGTGTCATGCCCGACGGGACAAAAAAGAATTTTACGAAAAATTCGGGCTGGCCGAGCCGCAGGAGCCGAACCGGTTTGTCCGGGCAGGACGGGAATACACGCGCATGGAGATGAGTTTGTGACCGGGGACTGGCATGCGGGTAAATACAGCAAACAAGACCACAGATATGGAATACTATAACCAGGTGTTCGGCCCGGGAACCGACCTGCCGGGCCAATGGGCGCAGCAGGATTTTGAGCAATGCACGTTCCGGAAACTTGAATTGACTGGAGTCAGTCTGTCGGGGGCCAACTTTACCGATTGCCATTTTGAAGAATGCAACCTGACCCGAATCCAGCTAAAAAACACCAAACTGGACGATGCCGTCTTTACGGGCTGCAACCTGAGCCACGTTGATTTCGGCGTGGTCAACGCTTTCGGATTTCGGGTGAGCTTCCGGGAATGCAAACTCGACTACACCGTTTTCCTGAACCGGAACCTAAAAAAAACGCGCTTCGACGATTGTTCTCTGCGGGAGGCTCATTTCCTGAAATGTGATATGGTCGGTGTGGTGTTCAATAACTGCAACCTTGAACTGGCCCGTTTTGGAGAGAACAACCTGTCGCAGGCCGACTTTTCCACTTCCTACAATCTTCGGATGGACCCGGACGACAACCGGCTCAGGAAAGCCAAATTCTCGATCCACAGCCTGCCGGGGTTGTTGGAAAAGTATGATTTGGTGGTGAAGACGGGGGAATAACAGTCCGTGAAAGACGTTGAACCGAAATGCATAAAAAAATAAAAAGCCACTGAAGTTCAGTGGCTTTTTTCGAGTAGCGGGAGCTGGACTCGAACCAGCGACCTTTGGGTTATGAGCCCAACGAGCTACCAACTGCTCCATCCCGCGATATTGTGAGTGCAAAAGTAGTAGTCTTTTTCGAAAATACAAACTACCTTTGTAAAAAATAAACACCCCTCTGCACAAAAAGTTTTGTCCGGAGGGGAGTTTTTTTCTGTAGTGACTGGTTATCAATTCAATGGAAATCTCTCCGGAAACATATAACGACAACCACAAAGCGGGATTTATTTCCATCGTCGGCAAGCCGAACGTCGGAAAATCGACGCTGATGAACCAACTGGTCGGCGAACGGCTGTCGATCATCACCTCGAAAGCCCAGACGACGCGCCACCGCATTATGGGCATCCTGAACGGCGTACACAACGGGCAGGAATTTCAGCTGGTGTATTCCGATACGCCGGGCATTATCAAGCCGCAGTACAAACTGCACGAATCCATGATGAGCTTCGTGCGCGGTTCAATCGAAGATGCCGACGTGATTCTTTTTGTGACGG from Tellurirhabdus rosea harbors:
- a CDS encoding glycoside hydrolase family 97 protein, whose product is MIAKTGLLTRLFLSLTFLFALASALQAAPKPKTYYADSPDGKTRLEVSVNERQELVYRLLFNGEPVLDGSKLGLRLNGVTVGQNCLIRKQRQRSHREQFAWPLGENERIRNHYRELTLDCQSGPVAFRLVARVFDGSAAFRYVIPKADNGLIQEELTTFAFTDPYTVYQYNEESVFTPTALSDLKKTCDFPATLTNGRLFISLGEADNSSYTKPVLTRGTAPSSLAVAFHKDSVRTHCAFQSPWRTISVATSAIGLHPFSDLPLRLSPPPTGPVPDWIKPGKLLRSTLLTTQGGLNCIDFAASHHLQYIMFDAGWYGAEFRSSSDPTQVIPALDLPKVIQYGKEKGVGVILYVNRVGLRAKLDEILPLYKSWGVAGLKFGFVDGLTQEGLTWLRGAMKKVYDHGFILNIHDNYKPTGLSRTYPNLLTQEGIRGNENNPDAFHNTVLPFTRFLAGAADYTFCYPNANEAFSENLFKTKLQVSKAQQLALSVVYFSPLQAVLWYGNPTDYKNEQEIEFFARVPTVWNESHYLVGEIGKVISVARRNGSTWYVGTAAGLTDWTGSLPTTFLQRGKRYQVTAYDDDGKGSIAKTVAELKAGDSLPVALKAKGGQALVIEELK
- a CDS encoding GNAT family N-acetyltransferase, which codes for MRITEINPADTWVIRHKVMWPDQPPAFVRIADDEAGTHYGLFLDEKLVSVVSCFQSGRQMQFRKFATLQEYQGRGFGTHLLTYVIDKARQNGVAQLWCHARRDKKEFYEKFGLAEPQEPNRFVRAGREYTRMEMSL
- a CDS encoding pentapeptide repeat-containing protein; amino-acid sequence: MEYYNQVFGPGTDLPGQWAQQDFEQCTFRKLELTGVSLSGANFTDCHFEECNLTRIQLKNTKLDDAVFTGCNLSHVDFGVVNAFGFRVSFRECKLDYTVFLNRNLKKTRFDDCSLREAHFLKCDMVGVVFNNCNLELARFGENNLSQADFSTSYNLRMDPDDNRLRKAKFSIHSLPGLLEKYDLVVKTGE